From Micromonospora rhizosphaerae, the proteins below share one genomic window:
- a CDS encoding AAA family ATPase yields MTQQTWDEVGGLLPHDEFRAASEAIVANIEQVIEGKTATVRLALAVLLAEGHLLIEDVPGVGKTKLAKALARSIDCSVRRIQFTPDLLPSDVTGVSVYNQETHDFEFRPGAVFANLVVGDEINRASPKTQSALLECMEERQVTVDGVTYQLQTPFMVIATQNPIEMEGTYPLPEAQRDRFTARIAMGYPDAGAELAMLDGHGATDPLNELRPVSDAAIVRQLIATVRQVHVADAVKQYAIDLVTATRESLDLRLGASPRATLQLLRTARAVAALEGRDYVLPDDLQALAVPVLAHRIIPTADAQLARRTTDAIVAELVHRLPLPHERKRSPYDTRPAPGKGRGPYEPRRP; encoded by the coding sequence GTGACACAACAGACCTGGGACGAGGTGGGCGGTCTGCTGCCGCACGACGAGTTCCGCGCCGCCAGCGAGGCCATCGTGGCCAACATCGAGCAGGTCATCGAGGGCAAGACCGCCACGGTCCGGCTCGCCCTCGCCGTCCTGCTCGCCGAGGGCCACCTGCTCATCGAGGACGTGCCCGGCGTCGGCAAGACCAAGCTGGCCAAGGCCCTGGCCCGCTCGATCGACTGCTCGGTCCGCCGCATCCAGTTCACCCCCGACCTGCTGCCCAGCGACGTCACCGGGGTCAGCGTCTACAACCAGGAGACGCACGACTTCGAGTTCCGCCCCGGCGCGGTCTTCGCCAACCTGGTGGTGGGCGACGAGATCAACCGGGCGTCGCCGAAGACCCAGTCCGCCCTGCTGGAGTGCATGGAGGAGCGGCAGGTCACCGTCGATGGCGTGACCTACCAGCTGCAGACCCCGTTCATGGTGATCGCGACGCAGAACCCGATCGAGATGGAGGGGACCTACCCGCTCCCGGAGGCGCAGCGCGACCGGTTCACCGCCCGGATCGCGATGGGTTACCCGGACGCCGGCGCCGAGCTGGCCATGCTGGACGGTCACGGCGCCACCGACCCACTGAACGAGCTGCGCCCGGTCTCCGACGCGGCCATCGTCCGCCAGCTCATCGCCACCGTCCGGCAGGTGCACGTCGCCGACGCCGTCAAGCAGTACGCGATCGACCTGGTCACCGCCACCCGGGAATCCCTCGACCTGCGCCTCGGCGCCTCCCCCCGGGCCACCCTCCAGCTGCTGCGCACCGCCCGCGCGGTGGCCGCACTGGAGGGGCGGGACTACGTCCTTCCCGACGACCTGCAGGCCCTCGCGGTGCCCGTGCTGGCGCACCGGATCATCCCGACCGCCGACGCGCAGCTCGCCCGGCGCACCACCGACGCCATCGTCGCCGAGCTGGTGCACCGGCTGCCGCTGCCGCACGAGCGCAAGCGCTCGCCGTACGACACCCGGCCCGCCCCCGGCAAGGGCCGCGGGCCGTACGAGCCCCGGAGGCCGTGA
- the leuS gene encoding leucine--tRNA ligase: MSEAAAPASDIPPFRYTAALADEIEHRWQDSWERAGTFHAPNPSGPLADPDHPRSGAEKLYVLDMFPYPSGAGLHVGHPLGYIGTDCFARYQRMAGRNVLHAMGFDAFGLPAEQYAVQTGTHPRTTTEANIERYREQLRRLGLAHDERRSVATIDTDFYRWTQWIFLQIFNSWYDADVKMARPIAELIAEFEGGNRATPDGRSWAELTVAERRKIIDDHRLAYVSEAPVNWCPGLGTVLANEEVTADGRSERGNFPVFKRNLKQWMMRITAYGDRLLEDLDYLDWPEPIKLQQRNWIGRSNGAHIDFPTAQGPVRVFTTRPDTVFGATYMVLAPEHELVDVLMPAAWPEGTKEAWTGGHASPRAAVEAYRKAAAAKTDVERQAETKEKTGVFVGAYATNPVTGGQIPIFIADYVLAGYGTGAIMAVPGQDERDWEFAEVFDLPIVRTVQPPEDFDGKAYTGEGSAINSAAPDRGLNLNGLGVADAKARIIEWLEVNGHGTGAVTWRLRDWLFSRQRYWGEPFPIVYDETGAPIALPESMLPVELPEVDDFSPKTYDPEDADSNPETPLSRRRDWVEVELDLGDGPKRYTRETNVMPQWAGSCWYELRYLDPTNRERFVDAENERYWMGPRDAGDCGGTDLYVGGAEHAVLHLLYARFWHKVLYDLGHVSSFEPFRKLFNQGYIQAYAYTDARGAYVPAADVEERDGGFFLGDIKVNREYGKMGKSLKNVVTPDEMCAAYGADTFRVYEMSMGPLEVSRPWETRAVVGSYRFLQRVWRAIVDEQTGESRVTDVPADEATRRLLHKVIDGVRGDMEAMRFNTAIAKLIELTNGLTRLSATPREVAEPLVLMLAPFAPHVAEELWQRLGHDTSLAYADFPKADPALLVAETVTYPVQVNGKVRGRIEVPADVSEDEVREAALEAVASSLSGKEPRKVIVVKGRMVSVVV; the protein is encoded by the coding sequence ATGAGTGAGGCAGCCGCACCGGCGAGCGACATTCCCCCGTTCCGGTACACCGCGGCCCTGGCCGACGAGATCGAGCACCGCTGGCAGGACAGCTGGGAGCGGGCGGGGACCTTCCACGCGCCGAACCCGAGCGGGCCGCTGGCCGACCCGGACCACCCCCGGTCGGGCGCGGAGAAGCTGTACGTCCTGGACATGTTCCCGTACCCCTCCGGCGCCGGCCTGCACGTCGGTCACCCGCTGGGCTACATCGGCACCGACTGCTTCGCCCGCTACCAGCGGATGGCCGGGCGCAACGTGCTGCACGCGATGGGCTTCGACGCGTTCGGCCTGCCCGCCGAGCAGTACGCGGTGCAGACCGGCACCCACCCGCGCACCACGACCGAGGCGAACATCGAGCGGTACAGGGAACAGCTGCGCCGGCTGGGGCTGGCCCACGACGAGCGTCGTTCGGTGGCCACCATCGACACCGACTTCTACCGCTGGACCCAGTGGATCTTCCTGCAGATCTTCAACTCCTGGTACGACGCGGACGTGAAGATGGCCCGCCCGATCGCCGAGCTGATCGCCGAGTTCGAGGGGGGCAACCGGGCCACCCCGGACGGCCGGTCCTGGGCCGAGCTGACCGTGGCCGAGCGGCGCAAGATCATCGACGACCACCGGCTGGCGTACGTCTCGGAGGCGCCGGTGAACTGGTGCCCGGGGCTGGGCACCGTGCTGGCCAACGAGGAGGTCACCGCCGACGGCCGCTCCGAGCGGGGCAACTTCCCGGTCTTCAAGCGCAACCTGAAGCAGTGGATGATGCGGATCACCGCGTACGGCGACCGGCTGCTGGAGGACCTGGACTACCTGGACTGGCCCGAGCCGATCAAGCTGCAGCAGCGCAACTGGATCGGCCGGTCCAACGGGGCGCACATCGACTTCCCGACCGCGCAGGGCCCGGTGCGGGTGTTCACGACCCGGCCGGACACCGTCTTCGGCGCCACCTACATGGTGCTGGCGCCCGAGCACGAGCTGGTCGACGTGCTGATGCCGGCCGCGTGGCCGGAGGGGACGAAGGAGGCCTGGACCGGCGGGCACGCCAGCCCCCGGGCGGCCGTCGAGGCGTACCGGAAGGCCGCCGCGGCCAAGACGGACGTGGAGCGGCAGGCGGAGACCAAGGAGAAGACCGGCGTCTTCGTCGGCGCCTACGCCACCAACCCGGTCACCGGCGGGCAGATCCCGATCTTCATCGCCGACTACGTGCTGGCCGGCTACGGCACCGGGGCGATCATGGCGGTGCCCGGGCAGGACGAGCGGGACTGGGAGTTCGCCGAGGTCTTCGACCTGCCGATCGTGCGCACCGTGCAGCCGCCGGAGGACTTCGACGGCAAGGCGTACACCGGGGAGGGCTCGGCGATCAACAGCGCCGCGCCCGACCGCGGCCTGAACCTGAACGGCCTGGGGGTCGCCGACGCCAAGGCCCGGATCATCGAGTGGCTGGAGGTGAACGGGCACGGCACCGGCGCGGTCACCTGGCGGCTGCGGGACTGGCTGTTCAGCCGGCAGCGCTACTGGGGCGAGCCGTTCCCGATCGTGTACGACGAGACCGGCGCGCCGATCGCGCTGCCCGAGTCGATGCTGCCGGTCGAGCTGCCCGAGGTGGACGACTTCTCCCCGAAGACGTACGACCCGGAGGACGCCGACAGCAACCCGGAGACCCCACTGTCCCGGCGGCGCGACTGGGTGGAGGTGGAGCTGGACCTGGGTGACGGGCCCAAGCGCTACACCCGGGAGACCAACGTGATGCCGCAGTGGGCCGGCTCCTGCTGGTACGAGCTGCGCTACCTGGACCCGACGAACCGCGAGCGCTTCGTCGACGCGGAGAACGAGCGGTACTGGATGGGGCCGCGCGACGCGGGCGACTGCGGCGGCACCGACCTGTACGTCGGCGGCGCCGAGCACGCCGTGCTGCACCTGCTGTACGCCCGCTTCTGGCACAAGGTCCTGTACGACCTGGGCCACGTCTCGTCGTTCGAGCCGTTCCGGAAGCTGTTCAACCAGGGCTACATCCAGGCCTACGCCTACACCGACGCCCGCGGCGCCTACGTGCCCGCCGCGGACGTCGAGGAGCGCGACGGCGGCTTCTTCCTGGGCGACATCAAGGTCAACCGCGAGTACGGCAAGATGGGCAAGTCGCTGAAGAACGTGGTCACCCCGGACGAGATGTGCGCGGCGTACGGCGCCGACACGTTCCGGGTCTACGAGATGTCGATGGGCCCGCTGGAGGTGTCCCGTCCCTGGGAGACCCGGGCGGTGGTCGGCTCGTACCGGTTCCTGCAGCGGGTCTGGCGGGCGATCGTCGACGAGCAGACCGGCGAGTCGCGGGTCACCGACGTGCCGGCCGACGAGGCGACCCGCCGGCTGCTGCACAAGGTCATCGACGGCGTCCGCGGCGACATGGAGGCGATGCGGTTCAACACCGCGATCGCCAAGCTGATCGAGCTGACCAACGGGCTGACCCGGCTGTCGGCCACGCCGCGTGAGGTGGCCGAGCCGCTGGTGCTGATGCTGGCGCCGTTCGCCCCGCACGTCGCCGAGGAGCTGTGGCAGCGGCTGGGCCACGACACCTCGCTGGCGTATGCGGACTTCCCGAAGGCGGACCCGGCGCTGCTGGTCGCCGAGACGGTGACCTACCCGGTGCAGGTCAACGGCAAGGTCCGGGGCCGCATCGAGGTCCCCGCCGACGTGTCGGAGGACGAGGTGCGCGAGGCGGCGCTGGAGGCGGTGGCCTCCTCGCTGTCCGGCAAGGAGCCCCGCAAGGTCATCGTCGTGAAGGGACGCATGGTCTCCGTCGTCGTCTGA
- a CDS encoding DUF58 domain-containing protein codes for MRDGLRGLTTRGRSFLAAAAAAAVSAGILGEKDLLRVAVLLAILPLLAAAYVGRSRYKLACNRALEPHRVPVGASSRVVLRLQNLSRLPTGTLLLEDRLPYALGSRPRVVLERLGAHQASSVAYTVRADVRGRYEVGPLVVRLTDPFGLCELSRAFPSTDHLTVIPQVTPLPSVRLPGEYAGSGDSRARSVAVHGENDAATREYRTGDDLRRVHWKSTARTGELMVRREEQPWESRATVVLDTRTFGHRGDGPTASFEWAVSAAASIAVHLRQAGYKLRLVTGSGADVDATEGAGEGLLLDHLAEVRLDKRGEIGTLVESVRQRADGGLIIALFGTLSSAEAELLAGLRGNGATCVGFLLDSSTWLTLPPKARAEAEQAHGAAALALLQSGWRVIGVDHGSRLPVLWPQAARGSQGFALRAALAETVAGGVR; via the coding sequence GTGCGCGACGGGTTGCGCGGACTGACCACCCGCGGCCGCTCGTTCCTGGCGGCCGCGGCCGCCGCGGCGGTCTCCGCCGGCATCCTCGGGGAGAAGGACCTGCTCCGGGTGGCCGTGCTGCTCGCCATCCTGCCGCTGCTCGCGGCGGCGTACGTCGGGCGCAGCCGCTACAAGCTCGCCTGCAACCGCGCGCTGGAGCCGCACCGGGTGCCGGTCGGGGCCAGCTCCCGGGTGGTGCTGCGGCTGCAGAACCTGTCCCGGCTGCCCACCGGCACGCTGCTGCTGGAGGACCGGTTGCCGTACGCGCTCGGCAGCCGCCCCCGGGTGGTGCTGGAACGGCTCGGCGCGCACCAGGCGAGCTCGGTGGCGTACACGGTGCGGGCCGACGTGCGCGGCCGGTACGAGGTGGGCCCGCTGGTGGTCCGGCTGACCGACCCGTTCGGGCTCTGCGAGCTCAGCCGCGCCTTCCCCAGCACCGACCACCTCACGGTCATCCCGCAGGTCACCCCGCTGCCCTCGGTCCGCCTGCCCGGCGAGTACGCCGGCAGCGGCGACAGCCGGGCCCGCTCGGTCGCCGTGCACGGCGAGAACGACGCCGCCACGAGGGAATACCGGACGGGCGACGACCTGCGCCGGGTGCACTGGAAGTCGACCGCGCGCACCGGCGAGCTGATGGTGCGCCGCGAGGAGCAGCCCTGGGAGAGCCGGGCCACGGTCGTGCTGGACACCCGCACCTTCGGTCACCGCGGCGACGGCCCGACGGCGAGCTTCGAGTGGGCGGTTTCCGCCGCGGCCAGCATCGCCGTGCACCTGCGCCAGGCCGGCTACAAGCTGCGCCTGGTCACCGGCTCCGGCGCGGACGTGGACGCGACCGAGGGGGCCGGGGAGGGGCTGCTCCTCGACCACCTCGCCGAGGTCCGGTTGGACAAGCGGGGCGAGATCGGCACGCTGGTGGAGAGCGTCCGGCAGCGGGCCGACGGCGGGCTGATCATCGCCCTGTTCGGCACGCTGAGCAGCGCCGAGGCCGAGCTGCTGGCCGGGCTGCGCGGCAACGGCGCGACCTGCGTCGGGTTCCTGCTGGACAGCTCCACCTGGCTCACCCTCCCACCGAAGGCCCGGGCCGAGGCGGAACAGGCGCACGGCGCCGCCGCGCTCGCCCTGCTGCAGAGCGGCTGGCGGGTGATCGGGGTGGACCACGGCAGCCGGCTGCCGGTGCTGTGGCCGCAGGCGGCCCGCGGCTCGCAGGGCTTCGCGCTGCGCGCCGCGCTCGCCGAGACGGTGGCCGGAGGGGTGCGATGA
- a CDS encoding transglutaminase TgpA family protein yields MTTAHRNLGFVAAAATLLAAAPLSAIFERWTWLIQAAIAVAVVAGAAALSRVVRAPLWGQVLAMLAGLLLALTWIFPAGTELLAFLPSPGTLAHFGELLGASVADMRSYGVEVPDVDSLLFLTVLGIGGVAVLVDVLAVGLRRPALAGLPMLAIYSVPVAVYVDSVPATPFIFGACGYLWLLVTDNVDRVRRFGRRFTGEGRDVDVWEASPLAAAGRRLAVVGVALAVALPLAVPGMTGGLMDTVGSGTGDGTGRPGQGGSQGRIDLFAALSGQLNQSEVTELVKVTTNEPAPFYLRFGVADELRPDGFRVRAPSGRPVNRGLPDPTERSVRGVDRQRYRATIEVTKNLNMPLLPVYAEPVKTEDLSGSWFYDANRQIVFSNRDNSRGKRYAFDYVRSTYNPAALRAAPSLPADDPVLRQQLTWTPTVVAVEKLVKDLIKGKQNDYDKVRAIYDFFSVENEFRYSLSTRGGTSGDDITDFLTGRVGFCQQYAAAMAWLVRAAGIPARVAFGFTNGSNSSGGTYVLTNRNLHAWTEVYFAEIGWVPFDATPAASIQGSVRSAWAPDVDAPEEPTPLPSGASAPGGVDPSAGPEGPDRMDKEIDAGLSIDGGGPTRQAPVWPWWTAGALALLALLAAPALRRAALRRRRGSRTAAPAAATMDPAPDTPGGAREVVVGVAADRARADAHAAWDELLDTLIDFRVRVDRTETPRATAARLVRETLTEDADAATAVRLLGRAEERARYARDPLTGEELHPALRRVRGALAAQADRRTRLLAAVLPPSVLLRWRAALSDTSARLVVTTSRLRGSLLRWDPRRLLAR; encoded by the coding sequence GTGACAACCGCGCACCGGAACCTCGGTTTCGTCGCCGCCGCCGCGACCCTGCTGGCCGCGGCGCCGCTGTCGGCCATCTTCGAGCGCTGGACGTGGCTGATCCAGGCGGCCATCGCGGTGGCCGTGGTGGCCGGCGCGGCGGCCCTGAGCCGCGTGGTCCGGGCGCCGCTGTGGGGCCAGGTCCTGGCCATGCTCGCCGGTCTCCTGCTCGCGCTGACCTGGATCTTCCCGGCCGGCACCGAGCTGCTCGCGTTCCTGCCGAGCCCGGGCACCCTCGCCCACTTCGGTGAGCTGCTCGGCGCGTCGGTGGCGGACATGCGGTCGTACGGCGTGGAGGTGCCGGACGTCGACTCGCTGCTGTTCCTCACGGTGCTCGGCATCGGCGGGGTCGCGGTGCTGGTCGACGTGCTCGCCGTGGGACTGCGCCGCCCGGCGCTGGCCGGCCTGCCGATGCTGGCGATCTACTCGGTGCCGGTGGCGGTCTACGTGGACAGCGTCCCCGCGACGCCGTTCATCTTCGGCGCCTGCGGTTACCTCTGGCTGCTGGTCACCGACAACGTCGACCGGGTACGCCGGTTCGGCCGCCGGTTCACCGGCGAGGGCCGGGACGTCGACGTCTGGGAAGCCTCCCCGCTGGCCGCGGCGGGCCGGCGGCTGGCGGTGGTCGGCGTGGCACTGGCGGTGGCCCTGCCGCTGGCCGTGCCGGGGATGACCGGCGGCCTGATGGACACGGTCGGCTCCGGGACGGGCGACGGCACCGGGCGACCCGGCCAGGGCGGCAGCCAGGGACGGATCGACCTCTTCGCCGCGCTCAGCGGGCAGCTCAACCAGTCCGAGGTGACCGAGCTGGTCAAGGTCACCACCAACGAGCCGGCCCCCTTCTACCTGCGCTTCGGGGTGGCCGACGAGCTGCGGCCGGATGGCTTCCGGGTCCGGGCCCCGAGCGGACGGCCCGTCAACCGGGGCCTGCCGGACCCGACGGAGCGGAGCGTCCGGGGCGTCGACCGGCAGCGTTACCGCGCCACCATCGAGGTGACGAAGAACCTCAACATGCCACTGCTGCCGGTCTACGCCGAGCCGGTGAAGACCGAGGACCTGAGCGGCAGCTGGTTCTATGACGCGAACCGCCAGATCGTCTTCTCCAACCGGGACAACTCCCGGGGCAAGCGTTACGCGTTCGACTACGTCCGCTCGACGTACAACCCGGCGGCGCTGCGCGCGGCGCCGTCCCTGCCGGCGGACGACCCGGTGCTGCGCCAGCAGCTGACCTGGACCCCGACGGTGGTGGCGGTCGAGAAGCTGGTCAAGGACCTGATCAAGGGCAAGCAGAACGACTACGACAAGGTCCGGGCGATCTACGACTTCTTCTCCGTCGAGAACGAGTTCAGGTACTCGCTCTCCACCCGGGGCGGCACCAGCGGGGATGACATCACCGACTTCCTCACCGGCAGGGTGGGCTTCTGCCAGCAGTACGCCGCCGCGATGGCGTGGCTGGTCCGGGCGGCGGGCATCCCGGCGCGGGTGGCGTTCGGCTTCACCAACGGCAGCAACTCCAGCGGCGGCACGTACGTGCTGACCAACCGGAACCTGCACGCCTGGACCGAGGTCTACTTCGCCGAGATCGGCTGGGTGCCGTTCGACGCCACCCCGGCGGCGAGCATCCAGGGGTCGGTCCGATCGGCCTGGGCCCCGGACGTCGACGCTCCCGAGGAGCCCACCCCATTGCCGAGCGGCGCGTCCGCCCCCGGCGGGGTCGACCCCTCGGCCGGCCCAGAGGGGCCGGACCGCATGGACAAGGAGATCGACGCCGGCCTCAGTATCGACGGCGGCGGCCCGACCCGGCAGGCCCCGGTCTGGCCATGGTGGACGGCGGGAGCGCTCGCCCTGCTGGCGCTGCTCGCCGCGCCGGCGCTGCGCCGGGCCGCGCTGCGCCGCCGTCGGGGCAGCCGGACGGCCGCACCGGCGGCCGCCACCATGGACCCCGCCCCGGACACGCCCGGCGGGGCACGCGAGGTGGTGGTCGGCGTGGCGGCGGACCGGGCCCGCGCGGACGCGCACGCCGCCTGGGACGAGCTGCTGGACACGCTGATCGACTTCCGGGTACGCGTCGATCGCACGGAGACGCCCCGGGCGACGGCCGCCCGCCTGGTCCGGGAGACGCTCACCGAGGATGCTGACGCCGCCACGGCGGTCCGGCTGCTCGGCCGCGCCGAGGAGCGGGCCCGCTACGCCCGCGATCCGCTCACCGGCGAAGAGCTGCACCCGGCGCTACGGAGGGTGCGCGGGGCGCTGGCGGCCCAGGCCGACCGACGCACCCGCCTGCTCGCGGCCGTGCTGCCGCCGTCGGTGCTGCTGCGCTGGCGGGCCGCCCTGTCGGACACGTCGGCCCGCCTGGTCGTCACCACCAGCCGGCTCCGAGGCAGCCTGCTCCGGTGGGACCCGCGCCGCCTCCTGGCCCGCTGA